One Xiphias gladius isolate SHS-SW01 ecotype Sanya breed wild chromosome 13, ASM1685928v1, whole genome shotgun sequence genomic window carries:
- the LOC120798200 gene encoding aryl hydrocarbon receptor-like isoform X2 has protein sequence MYAGRKRRKPAQKGVKPTPAEGAKSNPSKRHRDRLNSELDRLASLLPFPEDVISSLDKLSILRLSVSFLRTKSFFSVALKNQLSNGMKKSSHHNDDSKATGSADGRIPEGELLLQALNGFVLVVTAEGIIFFCSHTIQDYLGFHQTDVMHQNVFELIHTEDQQEFRRNLHWALNPPAGFGPPTDPSTDGESVSTSPCLVSYNPDQLPPENSSFLERGFICRFRCLLDNSSGFLALNIQGRLKFLHGQSRQQCDSEDSPPPQLALFAIATPLQPPAILEIRTKNMIFRTKHKLDFTPMACDAKGKIVLGYTEAELRVRGSGYQFIHAADMLYCAENHVRMIKTGESGLTVFRLLTKDNRWKWVQANARLVYKNGKPDYIIATQRPLVDEEGGEHLRKRSMHLPFTFATGEALLYQTSYPLHGFPDSLGKAKGSKSKKGKLDKNSADDLDPKSLLGALMSQDESVYVCQPDTEPKMSYHGSLFSEQQSETDGLSGLLCGDSWHIVSNGETGRFNGKTSSYDPLLATLDSLSLDSDETCSNSELFSALENLGLNAEDLELLLLDERMIQVELDPNHIPTLSDLLTNNEILSYIHDSLESGTEGEDQRDRGGFGTSGHPPNPDSVSESGFGGVSQQACLTPAVPPALPSSRQPIIQLSQQMQQHISAGELMKDRLGQIQSVSQPGTVDTNILPGIPNGHWVVTTENHHHPNNHTHHHPHTVLKASQLKGEHKNFNSHLESSQQWQHQQDQNSVHLQSHQQVSSQSALLPGFQNPLGLTTNGSFIPNGHTAFPPNMEVSRTGFSISNTPHAGGTVQNGVTTLDVCHYQRTYQLQGHQQQQQQQQMLQQTQVPPSCLPQCPTQSSALDLEQLLALSQPQHSLPSLEACSMFNSAEDTTHNKLENGCLLSAANAAYIRTCLMPNGNGVATDDIPVSCPEGLPALQDPQKSGFFPLKG, from the exons atgtatGCTGGACGGAAGAGGAGAAAACCGGCGCAGAAGGG AGTCAAACCGACCCCTGCCGAAGGCGCCAAGTCCAACCCGTCCAAACGCCACCGTGACCGTCTGAACTCAGAGCTGGACCGGCTCGCCAGCCTGCTGCCCTTCCCGGAAGACGTCATCTCCAGCCTGGACAAACTGTCCATCCTGAGGCTCAGCGTCAGCTTCCTCCGCACCAAGAGCTTCTTCTCAG TGGCGCTGAAGAACCAGCTGTCCAATGGCATGAAGAAGAGTAGCCATCACAATGATGACAGCAAGGCGACAGGATCTGCTGATGGCCGCATACCCGAGggggagctgctgctgcag gccCTGAACGGCTTCGTCCTTGTGGTGACGGCTGAGGGAATCATCTTCTTCTGCTCCCACACCATCCAGGATTACCTTGGCTTCCATCAG ACTGATGTGATGCATCAGAATGTTTTTGAGCTTATCCACACTGAAGACCAGCAGGAGTTCAGGAGGAACCTGCATTGGGCCCTCAACCCCCCTGCTGGCTTCGGGCCCCCCACAGATCCCTCAACAG ATGGCGAGTCGGTGTCGACCTCTCCGTGTCTGGTGAGCTACAACCCCGACCAACTTCCACCTGAAAACTCCTCTTTTTTGGAGAGAGGCTTTATCTGCCGCTTCCGCTGTTTGTTGGACAACTCCTCCGGCTTCCTG GCGTTGAATATCCAGGGTCGGTTGAAGTTCCTTCACGGTCAGAGCCGTCAGCAGTGTGACAGCGAGGACAGTCCGCCGCCTCAGCTTGCTCTCTTTGCCATTGCCACACCCCTCCAGCCTCCCGCCATCCTGGAAATCAGAACAAAGAACATGATCTTCAGGACCAAACACAAGCTCGATTTCACACCGATGGCCTGTGACGCCAA GGGTAAAATAGTTCTGGGCTACACCGAGGCAGAGCTGAGAGTTCGAGGTTCAGGTTACCAGTTCATCCATGCTGCCGACATGCTGTACTGTGCTGAAAATCACGTCCGAA TGATAAAGACGGGCGAGAGCGGTCTCACCGTCTTCAGGCTGCTCACCAAGGACAACCGGTGGAAGTGGGTCCAGGCCAACGCCCGGCTCGTCTACAAGAACGGCAAGCCGGACTACATTATCGCCACCCAGAGGCCTTTGGT ggatgaggagggaggggaacACCTGAGGAAGCGATCTATGCACCTTCCCTTTACCTTCGCCACCGGAGAGGCATTGCTCTACCAGACCAGTTACCCACTGCACGGCTTCCCTGATTCCTTGGGCAAAGCCAAAGGCAGCAAGTCCAAAAAGGGCAAACTGGACAAGAACTCTGCAGACGACCTAGACCCAAAGTCCCTGCTGGGAGCACTGATGAGCCAGGATGAGTCCGTGTACGTCTGCCAGCCGGACACAGAGCCTAAGATGTCCTACCACGGCAGCCTTTTTAGTGAGCAGCAAAGCGAGACTGATGGTCTTAGTGGCTTATTATGTGGCGACAGCTGGCATATTGTATCTAATGGGGAGACAGGGAGATTCAATGGTAAAACCTCTAGTTATGACCCATTGCTGGCCACTCTGGACTCCTTGTCTCTAGACAGTGATGAGACGTGCTCCAACAGTGAGCTCTTCAGTGCTCTGGAGAATCTGGGCCTGAACGCTGAGGACCTGGAGCTCCTGCTGCTTGACGAGAGGATGATCCAGGTGGAGCTGGATCCCAACCACATCCCAACCCTCAGCGACCTTCTCACCAACAATGAAATCCTTTCCTACATCCATGACTCCCTGGAGAGTGGCACTGAGGGAGAGGACCAAAGGGACAGAGGTGGATTTGGAACTTCGGGCCATCCACCAAACCCAGACTCAGTGTCTGAGTCCGGGTTCGGTGGTGTCTCCCAGCAGGCATGTTTGACACCTGCTGTCCCTCCGGCTCTTCCCAGCAGCAGGCAGCCCATCATCCAGCTGTCACAACAGATGCAGCAACACATCAGTGCAGGTGAACTGATGAAAGATCGGCTGGGGCAGATCCAGTCTGTCTCCCAGCCCGGGACTGTGGACACCAACATTTTACCTGGGATTCCTAACGGTCACTGGGTGGTCACAACAGAGAACCACCATCACCCCAACAACCACACCCATCACcacccacatactgtactcAAAGCCTCACAGCTGAAGGGTGAACATAAAAACTTTAATTCACATCTGGAATCCAGTCAACAGTGGCAGCACCAGCAGGACCAGAACTCAGTTCACCTCCAGTCACATCAGCAGGTAAGCAGCCAGAGCGCTTTGTTGCCTGGTTTCCAGAATCCGCTTGGACTGACAACAAACGGATCTTTCATCCCAAACGGACACACAGCCTTTCCACCAAACATGGAGGTCAGCCGCACAGGTTTCAGTATCTCCAACACACCACATGCAGGTGGCACAGTACAGAATGGTGTGACCACACTGGACGTTTGTCATTACCAGAGGACCTACCAGCTGCAGggtcaccagcagcagcagcagcagcagcagatgttaCAGCAGACTCAGGTTCCCCCGTCTTGTTTGCCCCAGTGCCCCACCCAGAGCTCTGCGCTTGATTTAGAGCAGTTACTGGCTCTGTCGCAGCCACAGCACAGCCTGCCGTCATTAGAGGCCTGCAGCATGTTCAACAGTGCAGAGGATACCACTCACAACAAG ctggaGAACGGCTGCCTCCTTAGTGCGGCCAACGCAGCATACATCAGGACGTGTCTGATGCCTAATGGAAATGGCGTGGCGACAGACGACATCCCTGTCTCGTGCCCCGAAGGACTCCCTGCTCTACAGGACCCCCAGAAATCtggattttttcctctgaaaggATGA
- the LOC120798200 gene encoding aryl hydrocarbon receptor-like isoform X1, translating into MYAGRKRRKPAQKGVKPTPAEGAKSNPSKRHRDRLNSELDRLASLLPFPEDVISSLDKLSILRLSVSFLRTKSFFSVALKNQLSNGMKKSSHHNDDSKATGSADGRIPEGELLLQALNGFVLVVTAEGIIFFCSHTIQDYLGFHQTDVMHQNVFELIHTEDQQEFRRNLHWALNPPAGFGPPTDPSTDGESVSTSPCLVSYNPDQLPPENSSFLERGFICRFRCLLDNSSGFLALNIQGRLKFLHGQSRQQCDSEDSPPPQLALFAIATPLQPPAILEIRTKNMIFRTKHKLDFTPMACDAKGKIVLGYTEAELRVRGSGYQFIHAADMLYCAENHVRMIKTGESGLTVFRLLTKDNRWKWVQANARLVYKNGKPDYIIATQRPLVDEEGGEHLRKRSMHLPFTFATGEALLYQTSYPLHGFPDSLGKAKGSKSKKGKLDKNSADDLDPKSLLGALMSQDESVYVCQPDTEPKMSYHGSLFSEQQSETDGLSGLLCGDSWHIVSNGETGRFNGKTSSYDPLLATLDSLSLDSDETCSNSELFSALENLGLNAEDLELLLLDERMIQVELDPNHIPTLSDLLTNNEILSYIHDSLESGTEGEDQRDRGGFGTSGHPPNPDSVSESGFGGVSQQACLTPAVPPALPSSRQPIIQLSQQMQQHISAGELMKDRLGQIQSVSQPGTVDTNILPGIPNGHWVVTTENHHHPNNHTHHHPHTVLKASQLKGEHKNFNSHLESSQQWQHQQDQNSVHLQSHQQRTYQLQGHQQQQQQQQMLQQTQVPPSCLPQCPTQSSALDLEQLLALSQPQHSLPSLEACSMFNSAEDTTHNKLENGCLLSAANAAYIRTCLMPNGNGVATDDIPVSCPEGLPALQDPQKSGFFPLKG; encoded by the exons atgtatGCTGGACGGAAGAGGAGAAAACCGGCGCAGAAGGG AGTCAAACCGACCCCTGCCGAAGGCGCCAAGTCCAACCCGTCCAAACGCCACCGTGACCGTCTGAACTCAGAGCTGGACCGGCTCGCCAGCCTGCTGCCCTTCCCGGAAGACGTCATCTCCAGCCTGGACAAACTGTCCATCCTGAGGCTCAGCGTCAGCTTCCTCCGCACCAAGAGCTTCTTCTCAG TGGCGCTGAAGAACCAGCTGTCCAATGGCATGAAGAAGAGTAGCCATCACAATGATGACAGCAAGGCGACAGGATCTGCTGATGGCCGCATACCCGAGggggagctgctgctgcag gccCTGAACGGCTTCGTCCTTGTGGTGACGGCTGAGGGAATCATCTTCTTCTGCTCCCACACCATCCAGGATTACCTTGGCTTCCATCAG ACTGATGTGATGCATCAGAATGTTTTTGAGCTTATCCACACTGAAGACCAGCAGGAGTTCAGGAGGAACCTGCATTGGGCCCTCAACCCCCCTGCTGGCTTCGGGCCCCCCACAGATCCCTCAACAG ATGGCGAGTCGGTGTCGACCTCTCCGTGTCTGGTGAGCTACAACCCCGACCAACTTCCACCTGAAAACTCCTCTTTTTTGGAGAGAGGCTTTATCTGCCGCTTCCGCTGTTTGTTGGACAACTCCTCCGGCTTCCTG GCGTTGAATATCCAGGGTCGGTTGAAGTTCCTTCACGGTCAGAGCCGTCAGCAGTGTGACAGCGAGGACAGTCCGCCGCCTCAGCTTGCTCTCTTTGCCATTGCCACACCCCTCCAGCCTCCCGCCATCCTGGAAATCAGAACAAAGAACATGATCTTCAGGACCAAACACAAGCTCGATTTCACACCGATGGCCTGTGACGCCAA GGGTAAAATAGTTCTGGGCTACACCGAGGCAGAGCTGAGAGTTCGAGGTTCAGGTTACCAGTTCATCCATGCTGCCGACATGCTGTACTGTGCTGAAAATCACGTCCGAA TGATAAAGACGGGCGAGAGCGGTCTCACCGTCTTCAGGCTGCTCACCAAGGACAACCGGTGGAAGTGGGTCCAGGCCAACGCCCGGCTCGTCTACAAGAACGGCAAGCCGGACTACATTATCGCCACCCAGAGGCCTTTGGT ggatgaggagggaggggaacACCTGAGGAAGCGATCTATGCACCTTCCCTTTACCTTCGCCACCGGAGAGGCATTGCTCTACCAGACCAGTTACCCACTGCACGGCTTCCCTGATTCCTTGGGCAAAGCCAAAGGCAGCAAGTCCAAAAAGGGCAAACTGGACAAGAACTCTGCAGACGACCTAGACCCAAAGTCCCTGCTGGGAGCACTGATGAGCCAGGATGAGTCCGTGTACGTCTGCCAGCCGGACACAGAGCCTAAGATGTCCTACCACGGCAGCCTTTTTAGTGAGCAGCAAAGCGAGACTGATGGTCTTAGTGGCTTATTATGTGGCGACAGCTGGCATATTGTATCTAATGGGGAGACAGGGAGATTCAATGGTAAAACCTCTAGTTATGACCCATTGCTGGCCACTCTGGACTCCTTGTCTCTAGACAGTGATGAGACGTGCTCCAACAGTGAGCTCTTCAGTGCTCTGGAGAATCTGGGCCTGAACGCTGAGGACCTGGAGCTCCTGCTGCTTGACGAGAGGATGATCCAGGTGGAGCTGGATCCCAACCACATCCCAACCCTCAGCGACCTTCTCACCAACAATGAAATCCTTTCCTACATCCATGACTCCCTGGAGAGTGGCACTGAGGGAGAGGACCAAAGGGACAGAGGTGGATTTGGAACTTCGGGCCATCCACCAAACCCAGACTCAGTGTCTGAGTCCGGGTTCGGTGGTGTCTCCCAGCAGGCATGTTTGACACCTGCTGTCCCTCCGGCTCTTCCCAGCAGCAGGCAGCCCATCATCCAGCTGTCACAACAGATGCAGCAACACATCAGTGCAGGTGAACTGATGAAAGATCGGCTGGGGCAGATCCAGTCTGTCTCCCAGCCCGGGACTGTGGACACCAACATTTTACCTGGGATTCCTAACGGTCACTGGGTGGTCACAACAGAGAACCACCATCACCCCAACAACCACACCCATCACcacccacatactgtactcAAAGCCTCACAGCTGAAGGGTGAACATAAAAACTTTAATTCACATCTGGAATCCAGTCAACAGTGGCAGCACCAGCAGGACCAGAACTCAGTTCACCTCCAGTCACATCAGCAG AGGACCTACCAGCTGCAGggtcaccagcagcagcagcagcagcagcagatgttaCAGCAGACTCAGGTTCCCCCGTCTTGTTTGCCCCAGTGCCCCACCCAGAGCTCTGCGCTTGATTTAGAGCAGTTACTGGCTCTGTCGCAGCCACAGCACAGCCTGCCGTCATTAGAGGCCTGCAGCATGTTCAACAGTGCAGAGGATACCACTCACAACAAG ctggaGAACGGCTGCCTCCTTAGTGCGGCCAACGCAGCATACATCAGGACGTGTCTGATGCCTAATGGAAATGGCGTGGCGACAGACGACATCCCTGTCTCGTGCCCCGAAGGACTCCCTGCTCTACAGGACCCCCAGAAATCtggattttttcctctgaaaggATGA